Proteins from a genomic interval of Nocardia sp. BMG51109:
- a CDS encoding AraC family transcriptional regulator, whose protein sequence is MSGVSAGAGGVPDPRLRTLVRSYEGYLLRGFDPGTHIGMPGTYLTVIVTIDEPLDIPVAPHPGQGPGTWEAMASGLTVRPCTIAHNGFQHGVQLALTPLGARVLLGVPVAELGSWVVDLSDLLGPDARELRERLSATADWSKRFAILDEVLLRRAADAAIEDRLGRAWRLLTAGAGRTRVAEVATDIGWSRRHLGNRFAAEFGITPKDATRLARFQASHRLLRSVATGSGAPVTVRTGVPIADVAATVGYYDQAHMAREWRELAGMPPSAWLAHEQFPFVQAPILLELERSDT, encoded by the coding sequence GTGAGTGGTGTCTCCGCGGGCGCCGGCGGTGTGCCCGATCCGCGGCTGCGGACATTGGTCCGCAGCTACGAGGGATATCTGCTGCGCGGCTTCGATCCGGGCACGCATATCGGGATGCCCGGCACGTACCTCACCGTGATCGTCACGATCGACGAGCCGCTCGACATCCCCGTCGCCCCGCACCCGGGGCAGGGGCCGGGCACCTGGGAGGCGATGGCCAGCGGCCTCACCGTGCGGCCGTGCACGATCGCGCACAACGGCTTTCAGCACGGTGTGCAGCTGGCGCTGACGCCGCTGGGCGCGCGGGTCCTGCTCGGCGTGCCGGTGGCGGAGCTCGGGTCGTGGGTGGTCGACCTGTCCGACCTGCTCGGTCCGGACGCCCGCGAACTGCGCGAACGGCTCTCGGCCACCGCGGACTGGTCGAAGCGGTTCGCGATCCTGGACGAGGTGCTGCTGCGCCGGGCCGCCGATGCCGCCATCGAGGATCGGCTGGGCCGTGCGTGGCGGTTGCTCACCGCCGGGGCCGGCCGGACCCGCGTCGCCGAGGTGGCCACCGATATCGGCTGGAGCCGGCGACATCTCGGCAACCGGTTCGCCGCCGAATTCGGTATCACCCCCAAGGACGCCACCCGGCTGGCCCGGTTCCAGGCCTCGCACCGGTTGCTGCGGTCGGTCGCCACCGGATCCGGCGCGCCGGTCACGGTGCGGACCGGGGTGCCGATCGCCGACGTCGCCGCCACGGTCGGGTACTACGACCAGGCGCATATGGCCCGGGAGTGGCGCGAGCTGGCGGGCATGCCGCCGTCGGCGTGGCTGGCCCACGAGCAGTTCCCATTCGTCCAAGCCCCGATCCTGCTGGAGCTGGAACGCTCGGACACATGA
- a CDS encoding VOC family protein yields the protein MTDSMTTSTTTSTRTGTAVWPCLSYRDAPAAMDFLRRAFGFTESARYGEGDVVEHAEMTLPGGGGLMLGTTRESAAADGCPAPGGSIYVVIDNPDELYERAKAAGATVTRELRDEDYGSRGFTCRDPEGVYWSFGTYAGARPHA from the coding sequence ATGACCGATTCAATGACTACCAGCACGACTACCAGCACTCGTACCGGCACGGCGGTCTGGCCTTGCCTCAGCTACCGGGACGCCCCCGCGGCGATGGACTTCCTGCGGCGGGCCTTCGGCTTCACCGAGAGCGCGCGCTACGGCGAGGGAGACGTCGTCGAGCACGCCGAGATGACCCTGCCCGGTGGCGGCGGCCTCATGCTCGGCACCACCCGGGAGAGCGCGGCGGCCGATGGGTGTCCCGCCCCGGGCGGTTCGATCTATGTCGTCATCGACAACCCCGACGAGTTGTACGAGCGTGCCAAGGCCGCCGGTGCCACCGTCACCCGCGAACTGCGCGACGAGGACTACGGCTCGCGCGGGTTCACCTGCCGCGATCCGGAGGGCGTGTACTGGAGCTTCGGCACCTACGCCGGTGCCCGGCCACACGCCTGA
- a CDS encoding class I adenylate-forming enzyme family protein: protein MAQLLVEYPQSRNPRSDNPLARGADGVLRYGNLNPALTELLDVQVHAFSGREAVVEIGGPRLTYRQLWHAASRIAGGLQEHGIGYGDRVAVRMPVGARWVQAFLGALLSGAVPVLVHDGLPDDVAARVISDSRADFVLGGPGGAELPDGAAFIDDGASLSELALLCYTSGAVAQDRSAGPAGVELTNENLLSAVRSMVCALDLPTEGLRNLVLLPLAHASGCVDQLLPTFAVGGTVVLVPNSSLVAETIVAERIDMVAATPRIFAGLLPGLAGLRAEGVRQVCSAGHRTELAAIDPVSSGGVAAALREVFPLARQWSVWGATETSGIGLALPDGTEPLGCDLLGFPFGGTELALWGPRADTGHGELLCRGPNVTPRYWNDPETTESRFTGSWFHTGNQVDIDEDGLVHRAE, encoded by the coding sequence ATGGCGCAGTTGTTGGTCGAATATCCGCAGTCGCGAAATCCGCGGTCCGACAACCCTCTTGCCCGCGGCGCCGATGGCGTGCTGCGCTACGGCAACCTGAACCCGGCGCTCACCGAACTGCTCGACGTCCAGGTGCACGCCTTCTCCGGGCGCGAGGCGGTGGTCGAGATCGGCGGCCCGCGGCTGACGTATCGCCAGCTGTGGCATGCGGCCTCGCGGATCGCGGGTGGTTTGCAGGAGCACGGAATCGGCTACGGCGACCGGGTCGCGGTCCGAATGCCGGTGGGGGCGCGCTGGGTTCAGGCATTCCTCGGCGCGCTGCTGTCCGGCGCGGTGCCGGTGCTGGTGCACGACGGACTGCCCGACGACGTTGCGGCCCGCGTGATCTCGGACAGTCGCGCGGATTTCGTGCTGGGCGGCCCCGGCGGCGCGGAGCTACCCGACGGCGCGGCGTTCATCGACGACGGCGCGTCCCTGAGCGAGCTGGCGCTGCTGTGCTACACGAGTGGCGCGGTGGCACAAGACCGTTCCGCCGGGCCCGCCGGGGTGGAGCTGACCAACGAGAATCTGCTGTCGGCGGTCCGCTCGATGGTGTGCGCGCTGGACCTGCCGACCGAGGGGCTGCGCAACCTGGTGTTGCTGCCGCTCGCGCACGCCAGCGGCTGCGTGGATCAACTGCTGCCGACGTTCGCCGTCGGCGGCACGGTGGTGCTCGTCCCGAATTCGTCGCTGGTGGCGGAGACCATCGTGGCCGAGCGCATCGATATGGTCGCGGCGACGCCGCGCATCTTCGCCGGCCTGCTGCCCGGACTGGCCGGCCTGCGCGCCGAGGGCGTGCGGCAGGTCTGCAGCGCGGGGCATCGCACCGAGCTGGCGGCCATCGATCCGGTCAGTTCCGGGGGCGTGGCCGCCGCGCTGCGCGAGGTGTTCCCGCTGGCGCGGCAGTGGTCGGTCTGGGGCGCCACCGAGACCAGCGGCATCGGCCTGGCCCTGCCCGACGGCACCGAGCCGCTGGGGTGCGACCTGCTCGGATTTCCGTTCGGCGGCACCGAACTGGCGCTGTGGGGCCCGCGGGCCGATACCGGCCACGGCGAACTGCTGTGCCGCGGGCCGAATGTCACCCCGCGCTACTGGAACGATCCGGAGACCACCGAATCCCGCTTCACCGGCTCCTGGTTCCACACCGGCAACCAGGTCGACATCGATGAGGACGGCCTCGTTCACCGCGCGGAGTGA
- a CDS encoding enoyl-CoA hydratase/isomerase family protein, translating into MSDSKPTRLERVETEQGARSAVLTLDSPPLNLFDQALLESLAADIAELSADPPRAVLLRAAGKVVSGGVDVHVFDGLSVRQGAELWRSLFAQIIHPLEALPCPVVFAAHGLTLTAAFEIALACDILLAGPTATFGLVETVVGLTPSMGGPQRLAERAGSGRARELVMTGDLYGAAVLAEWGVVNAVHEDVDAAARALVARLADGPTRAHAATKQIVAAWRSGGVAHADSVTPEVSGELFDSADLRGGVRSFLENGPGKAIYTGR; encoded by the coding sequence ATGAGCGATTCGAAACCCACCCGGCTGGAGCGCGTCGAGACCGAGCAGGGGGCGCGGTCGGCCGTGCTTACCCTCGACAGTCCGCCGCTGAACCTGTTCGACCAGGCGCTGCTGGAATCGCTGGCCGCCGACATCGCCGAGCTGAGCGCCGACCCGCCGCGCGCGGTCCTGCTGCGCGCCGCGGGCAAGGTGGTCTCCGGCGGCGTGGATGTGCATGTCTTCGACGGGTTGTCGGTGCGGCAGGGCGCCGAGCTGTGGCGCTCGCTGTTCGCGCAAATCATCCATCCGCTGGAGGCGCTGCCGTGCCCGGTGGTGTTCGCCGCGCACGGGCTGACCCTCACCGCCGCCTTCGAGATCGCCCTGGCCTGCGACATCCTGTTGGCCGGGCCCACCGCGACGTTCGGCTTGGTGGAGACGGTGGTCGGGCTGACGCCGTCGATGGGCGGCCCGCAGCGGCTGGCCGAGCGGGCGGGCTCCGGACGCGCCCGGGAATTGGTCATGACCGGCGACCTGTACGGCGCCGCCGTACTGGCGGAGTGGGGCGTGGTCAACGCGGTGCACGAGGACGTCGACGCCGCGGCCCGCGCGCTGGTCGCCCGGCTGGCCGACGGCCCGACCCGCGCCCACGCGGCGACCAAGCAGATCGTGGCGGCGTGGCGTTCCGGCGGTGTCGCCCATGCGGATTCGGTGACGCCGGAGGTGTCGGGCGAGCTGTTCGACAGCGCGGACCTGCGGGGCGGGGTGCGCAGCTTCCTGGAGAACGGGCCGGGGAAGGCGATCTATACGGGCCGCTGA
- a CDS encoding glutathione S-transferase family protein: MSTSSADSAGYVEPGEFKRDTNYITTRITADARDGYPVEPDRYRLVAARACPWANRTLIVRRLLGLEDVISLGLCGPTHDQRSWTFDLDPGGVDPVLGIHFLRDAYNARIPDYPRGITVPAIVDVPTGQVVTNDYPQITLDFSTEWAGYHRPGAPQLYPEPLREEIDEVDRRVYTEVNNGVYRCGFAGAQDAYEAAYDRLFAALDWLSERLARQRYLVGDTITEADVRLFTTLARFDPVYHGHFKCNRNKLTELPVLWAYARDLFQTPGFGDTIDFTQIKQHYYIVHSDINPTRIVPKGPDLSDWLTPHGREELGGSPFGDGTPPPPPPVPERVPAEHGAG; this comes from the coding sequence GTGAGCACCTCGTCAGCCGACAGCGCCGGCTATGTCGAACCCGGTGAGTTCAAACGGGATACGAACTACATCACCACCCGCATCACGGCCGACGCCCGGGACGGCTATCCGGTCGAGCCGGACCGCTATCGCCTGGTCGCCGCGCGCGCCTGCCCGTGGGCGAACCGCACCCTGATCGTGCGGCGGCTGCTCGGCCTCGAGGACGTGATCTCGCTGGGCCTGTGCGGTCCCACCCACGACCAGCGCAGCTGGACCTTCGACCTCGATCCCGGCGGCGTGGACCCGGTACTGGGCATCCATTTCCTGCGCGACGCGTACAACGCGCGAATCCCGGACTATCCGCGCGGCATCACCGTTCCGGCAATCGTCGACGTGCCGACGGGGCAGGTGGTCACCAACGACTACCCGCAGATCACCCTCGACTTCTCCACCGAATGGGCCGGCTACCACCGGCCGGGTGCGCCGCAGCTGTATCCGGAGCCGCTGCGGGAGGAGATCGACGAGGTCGACCGGCGGGTGTACACCGAGGTCAACAACGGCGTCTACCGCTGCGGCTTCGCCGGCGCCCAGGATGCCTACGAGGCCGCCTACGACCGGCTGTTCGCCGCGCTGGACTGGCTGTCCGAGCGGCTGGCGCGGCAGCGTTATCTGGTGGGCGACACCATCACCGAGGCGGACGTGCGGCTGTTCACCACCCTGGCCCGTTTCGACCCGGTCTATCACGGCCATTTCAAGTGCAACCGCAACAAATTGACGGAGCTACCGGTGCTGTGGGCCTATGCCCGCGATCTGTTCCAGACCCCGGGCTTCGGCGACACGATCGATTTCACCCAGATCAAGCAGCATTACTACATCGTCCACTCGGATATCAATCCCACCCGGATCGTGCCGAAGGGCCCCGATCTGTCGGACTGGCTGACGCCGCACGGCCGAGAGGAGCTGGGCGGCAGCCCGTTCGGCGACGGCACGCCGCCACCGCCGCCGCCGGTTCCCGAACGCGTCCCGGCCGAACACGGCGCGGGGTGA
- a CDS encoding ATP-binding cassette domain-containing protein has protein sequence MSAARPPAFAATELTKRFEGVHAVREVSFVVPSGTTAALIGPPGSGKTTIVRMLLGLLPPTAGTAAIGGGPARRTGSPAGAMLQPRGLHPARTVRGQLRVYAAAASASDDQVDELLALTNLEAVAGQRIRALPPGVQTRLALAIALLGDPPLLVLDDPLAGLGPAECDWLSEFLRRRARRGGATLLTSQSLAAAIPVVDQLIVLADGAVVYQGSPRRLRRSHPDRLIVGVSSPIALATTLAARGFTDTVMRSDGRLAVAEATRAEVEAAASTARVQLTELIPEPVHPDRVLAALTRPAQPPTTAPPMPYGTPP, from the coding sequence ATGAGCGCGGCGCGACCACCGGCCTTCGCGGCCACCGAGCTGACCAAGCGGTTCGAGGGCGTGCACGCGGTCCGCGAGGTGAGCTTCGTCGTGCCGTCCGGTACCACCGCCGCCCTGATCGGGCCGCCGGGCTCGGGGAAGACGACGATCGTGCGGATGCTGCTGGGCCTGCTGCCGCCGACCGCCGGCACGGCCGCGATCGGCGGCGGACCGGCCCGGCGCACCGGCTCCCCGGCCGGGGCGATGCTGCAGCCTCGCGGCCTGCATCCGGCGCGCACCGTGCGGGGGCAGTTGCGCGTCTATGCCGCCGCCGCAAGCGCTTCCGACGATCAGGTGGACGAGCTGCTCGCGCTGACGAACCTGGAGGCCGTCGCCGGGCAGCGGATCCGCGCGCTCCCGCCGGGTGTGCAGACGCGGCTGGCGCTGGCGATCGCGCTGCTGGGCGATCCACCGCTGCTGGTACTCGACGATCCGCTCGCCGGGCTCGGCCCGGCCGAATGCGACTGGCTGTCGGAGTTCCTGCGCCGGCGCGCCCGCCGCGGCGGCGCCACCCTGCTGACCTCGCAGAGCCTGGCGGCGGCGATACCCGTCGTCGATCAGCTGATCGTGCTGGCCGACGGCGCCGTCGTCTACCAGGGCAGCCCGCGGCGATTGCGGCGCAGCCACCCGGACCGGCTGATCGTCGGGGTCTCCAGCCCGATCGCGCTGGCCACCACACTGGCCGCGCGGGGTTTCACCGATACCGTGATGCGCTCGGACGGCCGGCTGGCCGTCGCGGAGGCCACCCGGGCCGAGGTCGAGGCGGCCGCGAGCACCGCCCGGGTGCAGCTCACCGAGCTGATCCCCGAACCGGTGCACCCCGACCGGGTGCTCGCCGCGCTGACCCGGCCCGCACAGCCGCCGACCACCGCCCCTCCGATGCCTTACGGGACGCCACCATGA